Genomic window (bacterium (Candidatus Blackallbacteria) CG13_big_fil_rev_8_21_14_2_50_49_14):
GGTTGATTTGGGGAATGAAGCTTGGGCCTCAATATTTTGCCTGAATCTGTTTCCGTTCTTGCCCCAGTCAGAACATGCCCAGGAACTGAAACGCATAGCTAAAGCCCTGGTTCCTGGGGGCGTGCTTGTCTTTTCAAGTTTTAGTTCAGAGGATCCGGGGGCGAACCACTCTTTTGCGAGATCGGTGAGCGGTGAGGTCTTGCCGACAGGGATTCTCAGTTTAGAGAGCTTAAAACAATATTTCTCAGATTGGGAAATCTGGTTTGAATTTTCGGGACGCGTAAGCGATCACCACCCCCCTTTGGGCGCGCATGAACATGGGCTGGTTCAACTCATTGCCCGGAAGCCCGAGCCTGAGCCTGCAGCTACGGTCTGGGAGACTCTGCCGTATTTGGGAGCGGGTTTGGGCTGGCGCCCCCCACTGGAGGGGTTGTTTGCCCATGAAGGGGTTGCAGATTTTATCGAAATCATGACAGATGATTTTCTCGATCCTGTTTGGGATGCCTCGCTATTGCGTTTATCACGACACTATCCTGTGATTCCCCATGGGGTTGAGCTGTCTGTGGGCAGCTGTGAAGGCCTGGATCCTGAGTATCTCTTGCAGGTCAAACGAATTCTTGCACGTTGCAAGAGCCCCTGGTGGAGTGACCATTTGTGTTTTACCCATGGCAGTGGGATCAAAACCTGGTCTCTCAATCCTTTGCCCTGCACTGAGGAGGCTTTGACGGTGGTGCTTGCCAATGCCAAGCATGCGATCAAAACCGTAGGGGCCCCACTTTTGCTCGAAAATCCAGCCTATTACTGGCGTCCCGAGCTTTCTGAGCAATTAACAGATGCCGCGTTTTTTCGCAAAATCGTGCTTGAAGCAGACGCCGGCATTCTATTGGATGTGGCCAATCTGTATGGGAATGCCAAAAATTTGGGTCTGGATCCCTATGCCTTTATTGAGACCTTGCCTGCCGATCGCATCATTCAAATCCATTTGGCGGGGGGACGCATCTATAAAAACATGATCTTTGATACCCATGATCAGGCGATCTTCAAAGAAACCTGGGAATTGCTGAAGTTTGTTTTGCGAAGGTCTGGGGTGAAAGCTGTTTCGATTGAGCGAGACGATCGCTTTGACGATTTACAGGCCTTGATTGCTGAAGTGGATACTGCCAGACAGTTGCTGGGGTTACGCGTATGAGCTTGAAAGGCTGGGAAGAAACCTGGCTGAAACTGATGTTGAACCCAGAATCTCATCAAGAACTTATTTCTCAGGAGAACCCTGCGTTGAGCGAAGCAGAACGTCAGGCGCTAGCCAGCCTGCCGCAGGACTTGCTTTCAGAAATTGCAGGTGCTGTTCAAAGAGGAAGAATTTCTGTGCTTTATTCCAGTTTGCCCGCCCGTCTAAAAGCAAAACTCGCTCCCAAGCTTTTACGCAAATGGGCTCAAACCTATGCCCTGGCTTTTCCTGGTGCCCAGGTCTATCCGCCTGAAAAAGGCTTGGACCCTTGGCTGGCCTGGATTGCTGCCCAAGCAGAGAATCAAGATCAGCCCTGGCTACAGGATTTAATCGCCTATGAGCGCTGCCTTTTAAAACTTAAATTTTATCAAGCGCCCTGGCTGGCTACGGAGAGCCCTTCACTGAGATTGGCTTCATCGGCTGGTTTGCTTGTTGCAGGCCCTGATTTTGATCTGCTTCTCGATTCAAGAGTATATCCTGTCGAGATCTATGTCTCTCAACCCTTTACAGGCTGGCTGATTTGGAAAAGTGCGCATCAAAACCATCACCTGAAACTGCATTGGGGCTTGTATCTCGTGCTGCAAATGCTGGATGGTTTGCGCGCATGCGAGGCCTGTTTGGCGGAATTGTTTCACGCTTACCCTGAATTAAGAGCTGAAAGCGAAACGCTTTCTGCTTGGTTGAGCTGGCTTCAGGCGCAAGAATTGCTGATTTGAGAATTTTAATTAAAATTTAGCAATTTTTAGCTGCTAAATGGGTATGATAGAGCTAGACCTGAATCATGATCACCAAGGAGTCCCTGCATGAATCTGAAGTTTCCCTCCGGTGCCACCCCGCCTGAATTTGGGGGGCCCCTCAATCCGAGCAAATCCAAAAACCCTGAAAAAACCGTCGAAAAAATGCCGCTTCCTCCGCTTGAATCTGAATTAAAACCCCGCGATCTTCAAGACGCCCAAGTGTTTCCCCACAAAGAACTTCCCCAGACCAAAGTCCATCTCTGTGCCTGGCATCCTGAACCTGATGAAGGCAAACACCCCCCCAAAATGCACCAATGTGCCTTTTATCCTGATCAAGATCCCAAAGGGGAAAAACACCCGCCCAAAATGTATCAGTGTGCCTATTTCCCCGATCAGGAAGAAGAGCGTCATCTGCAACCCAAGCATGAACACAAACATATGGATCAGGAAAATCATTTTCCAGATCAGCCCCCCGGTATCTACCAATGCTCTGCCAAAATTGAACCGGGCAAACTTCCTGGCAGTGGAATTTATCAATGCTCAGCTAAAATTGAGCCCGATAAAGGTTTCCCAAACTCGATTTACCAATGTACTGCAAAATTGGATGATTAAAGGCCCATAAAAAAAAAACTCCCCTTTTGGGGAGCTTTTTTATGAACGCTTTGGGGTGCCTTACAGGTTCAGACTGAAAAATCCTCAACCCGAATAATACTGTAAATTTCTCGTGTGGTTTCAAGTTGGCGGATTTGGGCAATGGCCTGTCTCAGTTTTTGATCCGAGACGGGGTGGGTAATAAAGACCAGTTCGGCATCGCCTTCTTCTTCTTTGCGTTGCAGCAGGGTATGCACAGAGATATCTTCTTTCCCCAAGAGGGTGCCAATTTGCCCTAAAACCCCAGATTTATCGGCGGTCAGAATTCTGACATAGTAGCGGTTGACCACGGTTTCCAACTGGCTCAATTCAACATGCTCGCCGCCGTGTTGACAGGCCATGAGCATATTGGGCGGATTGTCCAAGTCTGTGACAATATTGAGAATATCACTGACAACGGCACTGGCCGTGGGCAGGGAACCCGCACCCTGGCCATAAAACATAATATCTCCAGCGGCATCCCCTTTGAGCAGAATAGCGTTAAAGACCCCATTCACTGAAGCCAGGGGATGATCTGCGGGAATCATGGTGGGATTGACGCGGGCCTGAAAATGACCGTCTTCCTGTTTGGCAATCGCCAAGAGTTTGATCACATAGCCAAATTGTTTGGCATATTCAATATCCCGGCTGGCAATCCGGGTAATGCCCACCCGGTGGATCTGTTTCAGGGGCATGCGTTGTTCAAAGACCAGCGAGGAGAGAATCGCCAGCTTATAAACTGCGTCGAAGCCCTCTACATCATCGGTAGGATCGGCTTCTGCATACCCTTTGGCTTGCGCTTCGCTCAAAACCTCTTGAAATTCCCGGCCTTCTTCTGTCATGGCACTGAGAATATAATTGGTGGTTCCGTTGATAATGCCATACATGGAGAGCAATTTATTGGCGACCAAACTGCGTTTAATCGTCTGAATAATCGGCAACCCGCCTGCGACAGCGGCTTCAATATAGAGGGATACTTCATTTTCGCTGGCGGCATCAAAGAGCGCATCGCCATGCTGTGCGATTAGGGCTTTATTGGCCGTTACGATATGTTTACCTGAACCAATTGCCTGGAGCAGATATTCTCGGGTGGGGTCGACTCCCCCCATGACTTCGACAATAATTTGAATTTCTTCATCTTCAAGAATCTCAGCAGGATCCTCTGTCAAGAGGGCGGGATCCACCCCTTCACGTACCCGGTTCAGATCACGCACCAGGATTTTGCTCAATTCAAGCTTTGCACCGCAGCGGCGGGCATACTCTTGTGATTTTTCCTGAAGCAGTTTCACCACACCACTTCCCACGGTTCCGCAACCAAGCATTCCGATTTTGACTGTTTGCATCTTATTTTCCTTTGTATTCAACCTTGAGGGTGTTTACCAATTTGTTGACGCCATCTTCAACAAAAACATATTTGCCATGTAGGTTTTCGCCTTTTGCACCCACTTCTGCTGTGACCTTGCCTCCGCTCCAATCATAGGCGTTGGGGGAAAAACTTAATCTTACCTGATAGGAGCCTGCAGAGATAGGTTTGAGGGGTTTTAATTTCAAGCTGAAGGCCTGATCTTTGATCATGCCAAATTCCTGAACCACCACATTCTTGCTGTAATTGCCTTCAAATTTGGGATCCAAGAGTGTTACCAGAATTTGGGACTGATCGGGTAAATTGCTGCTGCCTTTTACCTGCCAGGCTTCTGGCCCTGGAGAAATCTCTGCTTCAAGGGTATATTGTTTGCCCTCGGGGGCACAACTCAGCAAAACTGTTGTCAGTAAAAAAAATAAACTCTTTCTCACTGTCCGGGAACCTCGACTTTTTGATCCTTGCCTACATTCATTTCAATATACACTTTTCCTTCCATGACAATTTCTTTGTCACGGGTTTTTACATCGAGTTTATCTGCTTCAAAATAGGTTTTTTTATGGGTCAAGACCTTGGAGCGGGTTGTGCTTTTTAAAGTTTCATCCTGTTTTGACCAAAACATTTCATCGGTTTCAACAATATCACCGGCATCGGTGATCAGACGGACTTTATCGTACATGGTCAGGTTTTCGAGTTGTAAATCATATTCTGCCCGTTTGGCTTCCCATTGGATATTTCTGGGCGTCGGATTGGGGGCCTGAACCTCAGCGGAGAGCTCCTGATCCCAATCCTTCAGGTTATAAAACTCGCCGTGTGGCTTCGTTTTGCCTTGAAAAAAAACATAGCGGTTGTCTTTGCTAATTTCGATCTGGTCTGCAAAAATACTGAAAAACCGTGTCCCCGATTTTTTTCCCAAGAGTTCAACATTAAAAAACCGAATACCCACCTGGTCATCAGGTTTGGCCTTGTTGGTGGGGGCCGCTGGGTTATGCGCACCCATTTTCCAAAAACCATAGGAAAGCCCCAGAATAATTCCCAGGGTGAGCACGGGGGTGATCACAGGGGTGAGCAAGGCCACTATTTTTTTTCTCAGGGAAGTTTTGGGGGGCGATGTTTTTTCTTTGCTCATGTCTCACTCAAACGGGGAATAAAAAAACTGATGCGGGTATCGCCATAGTTTCGGGTTTGCTGAAATTGCCAGTTTTGCAGGGTTTCAAGTTCAAGCTGGCGATCTTTGCGATGTTCGATACAGAGTTTGGTATTCGGTTTTCCCCATTCCGAGACGGTTTGGTCCAAGACCTGCATCAGCGGTCGGTAGACCGGGCTGGCATAGGGAGGATCGATATAAATCAGATCGACGGGCTCACGACTGCGGCGCAAAAAGACCAAGAGATCCGCTGGAATGACCTGGGCCTGTGCTTGAATTTCAAATTTTTCAATATTTTGCCGAATCAAACCCGCAGCACGTTTGTTCTTTTCTACAAATATTACTTTTTCAGCCCCCCGGCTTAAGGCTTCAAAGCCCATGATGCCACTGCCGGCACAGAGATCCCAGCAGACGGCATCCACAAGCTCATCTTTCAGGATTTGAAACAAAGCCTCGCGCACTTTTGCAGAGGTGGGGCGTATCTCAGGTATATCCAGCCATTTGAGCGAGCGATTGCGCCATTCTCCGCCACTGATTCGCAACACTTAAGGCAACCTCATGCCAAAGAGCTGAAAGAGAAAGGCATAGATATCGGCATGTTCTTCCAAACGTTTTTGAATCGGCTTGCCTGCCCCGTGGCCCGCTTTGGTTTCAACGCGTAAGAGCACAGGATTTTTTCCCTCGCTGGCAGCTTGCAGGGCCGCTGTAAATTTATAGGCATGGGCGGGCAAGACCCGGTCGTCGTGGTCAGCGGTGGTGATCAAGACAGGGGGGTGGGCCTGGGGCTTGTGAATTCGATGCAGGGGCGAATAGGCATACATAAATTTGAAGTCTTCAGGATTTTCAATCGCATTGCCATATTCGGGGATCCAATAGCGCCCGACCGTAAAGAGATGGTAACGCAACATATCCAGTACGGGCACTTGGCAAATCGCAGCCCCAAAGAGATCGGGTCTTTGTAATAGTGTGGCGCCCACCAGCAGTCCCCCATTGCTTCCGCCTTGAATCGCAAGTCGCGAGGGTTGGGTATAGCCTTGTTTGATCAACCACTCGGCAGAGGCGATCAGATCATCAAAGACGTTTTGTTTGTTTTGGAGCATGCCAGCACGGTGCCAGGCCTCTCCGTATTCTCCTCCCCCTCTCAAATTGACAACCGCATAGACCCCACCCTGTTCTAGCCAGAGCAATTCAGTCGGTGAAAACCAAGGCGTCAAGGAAATATTAAAGCCCCCATAGCCATAGAGCAAAACAGGATTTTTTCCATTCAATTGCAGATCTTTGCGGTGGGTCAGATAGATGGGGATTGGGGTGCCGTCCTTGGAATTTACAAAGACCTGGGTGGTGGTATAGGGGCTGGCATCAAATTGAATTTCTGGGGCCTGGAGTATGTTTAATTTTCGCGTTTTAAAATCAAAGCGGTACCCGGTTTTGGGAAAAAGAAATGAGGTAAAGCCAAACAGCATTTCGCTGTCCTCGCGATCCCCGGTAATGCCCGAGATCGAGCCGGGAACAGGGAGCGCAATTTCATATTCAAATTTCCCAGTGGGCGCATAAACCCGTAAGCGTGAATGCGCATCATGCAGCCACCCTGTTACCAATTGATGGTTTACAAATTGGGCGAAACTGAGTACATCCTTTTGTTCTGGGA
Coding sequences:
- a CDS encoding S9 family peptidase → MQKLKWRLLTLCFVLNGFTAPALAYAYPEAPKHPLIENYHGTSVADPYRWLENIDSPETKAWVEAENKLTQNYLNQFPQRAQIFKRLETLQNYPRTGVPFKAGKAYAFWKNNGLQNQSVLYYQKSLTDSASLILDPNQLSKDGTVAVSDLKFSHDGRYMAYALSQSGSDWQEVRIRDLQTGKDLPEVLKDLKFSGIAWKHDNSGFFYNRYPQPGTVPEKEQYLNNKVYWHRLNSLVSEDLEIYARPDLPELSFYPTLTEDGRFLLLYGSKGTEPENRLYYKDLQKNGPIVRLLDQADASYTVIDYQAGRFYLETDLKAPRKRIVAIDPLKPAVKDWVEIIPEQKDVLSFAQFVNHQLVTGWLHDAHSRLRVYAPTGKFEYEIALPVPGSISGITGDREDSEMLFGFTSFLFPKTGYRFDFKTRKLNILQAPEIQFDASPYTTTQVFVNSKDGTPIPIYLTHRKDLQLNGKNPVLLYGYGGFNISLTPWFSPTELLWLEQGGVYAVVNLRGGGEYGEAWHRAGMLQNKQNVFDDLIASAEWLIKQGYTQPSRLAIQGGSNGGLLVGATLLQRPDLFGAAICQVPVLDMLRYHLFTVGRYWIPEYGNAIENPEDFKFMYAYSPLHRIHKPQAHPPVLITTADHDDRVLPAHAYKFTAALQAASEGKNPVLLRVETKAGHGAGKPIQKRLEEHADIYAFLFQLFGMRLP
- the rsmD gene encoding 16S rRNA (guanine(966)-N(2))-methyltransferase RsmD, encoding MLRISGGEWRNRSLKWLDIPEIRPTSAKVREALFQILKDELVDAVCWDLCAGSGIMGFEALSRGAEKVIFVEKNKRAAGLIRQNIEKFEIQAQAQVIPADLLVFLRRSREPVDLIYIDPPYASPVYRPLMQVLDQTVSEWGKPNTKLCIEHRKDRQLELETLQNWQFQQTRNYGDTRISFFIPRLSET
- a CDS encoding homoserine dehydrogenase; translation: MQTVKIGMLGCGTVGSGVVKLLQEKSQEYARRCGAKLELSKILVRDLNRVREGVDPALLTEDPAEILEDEEIQIIVEVMGGVDPTREYLLQAIGSGKHIVTANKALIAQHGDALFDAASENEVSLYIEAAVAGGLPIIQTIKRSLVANKLLSMYGIINGTTNYILSAMTEEGREFQEVLSEAQAKGYAEADPTDDVEGFDAVYKLAILSSLVFEQRMPLKQIHRVGITRIASRDIEYAKQFGYVIKLLAIAKQEDGHFQARVNPTMIPADHPLASVNGVFNAILLKGDAAGDIMFYGQGAGSLPTASAVVSDILNIVTDLDNPPNMLMACQHGGEHVELSQLETVVNRYYVRILTADKSGVLGQIGTLLGKEDISVHTLLQRKEEEGDAELVFITHPVSDQKLRQAIAQIRQLETTREIYSIIRVEDFSV